The Nitrososphaerales archaeon DNA window GATGCAGATAACGGAGAATCTCAGGCAGAAGGTCGCGGCCTAAGGCCACGGCTCGTTTCCGCAAAGACCTCTCTCTGGCGGCCCCCGTGGTATCATTAATTACCCGACCCATTCGAAGGGCATCGGGGCAGAATGGTCTTCGTATACCTCTTTGAGGAAGCGAAAGGGCTCGACAAGTTCGCCCTTGGCGGCAAGGGTTACGGGCTCGTGCAAATGGCATCAATCGGCCTCCCCGTCCCGCCTGGCATGGTTGTCTCAACAGAAGCGTGCAAGCAGTACTTCCGGACTGGTAAGGTTCCAAGCGGGCTCTTCAGCGAAATCAAGTCGAAGCTCTCCGTGGTCGAGAAAAAGACGGGCAAGAAGCTGGGTGGTCTGGACGCCCCACTGCTCCTGTCCGTGAGGTCGGGAGCCCCGTTCTCGATGCCGGGCATGATGGACTCGATCCTGAACCTCGGGTTGAACGACGAAGTGACCGAGAGGATGGCCGCCCTCACGAATAACAAGCGCTTTGCAATGGACGCATACAGACGGCTACTCCAGATGTACGGAAGGATAGCGCTGGGCGTTCCGGGCGAGTTGTTCGAGGCGTTACTGGAGCAGAGGAAGAAAAAGCTCGGGGTCGCCCAGGACACCGCGATACCAGCCGGAGATATGGAGGAGTTGGTGCACGCATTCAAAGACGTGATTCATGATAGGACGGGCAAGCCGTTCCCCCAGGACGCGTGGCAGCAGCTGGAAGGGGCGGTGAATGCGGTCTTCAGGTCGTGGGAGAATCCGAGGGCGAGGGAATACCGGCGCTACTACAAGATATCCGACGACCTGGGGACGGCGGTGAACATACAGACGATGGTCTTCGGTGATATGGGAGAGAACTCGGGCTCTGGAGTCGGGTTCACGCGAGACCCCTCGACTGGAGAGAAGAGGCTCTTCGGGGAATACCTCAGAAATTCCCAGGGAGAGGACGTCGTGGCAGGAACAAGGACGCCCGTCGCAATCGACTCGGTCGACATCTCGCTAAAGTCACAGCTGAAGAGCGTCGCGGAAAAACTGGAGAGGCACTTCCGGGACATGCAGGACTTCGAGTTCACAGTGGAAAACGAAAGGTTGTACATGCTTCAGACGAGGAACGGCAAGAGGACGGCACAGGCGGCGGTCAGGATCGCGTACGAGATGGCGAACGAGGGGCTGATCACAAGAGAAGACGCAGTTGGGAGACTGGACCCAGCGGACGTTGACAAACTGCTTCACAGGACGATAGACCCCTCCGTCAAGGTCAAGCCCATCGCGAAGGGATTGAACGCCTCCCCAGGCGCTGTGTCTGGAGCTGTCGTCCTGGACACCTCAGAGGCGGCCGCGATGGGGGGCAGAGGGGAGAAGGTGATTCTGGTCAGGCCGGAGACGACGCCGGACGACATAAGGGGCGTCATAGCCGCGCAGGGGGTCCTTACAGCGAGGGGAGGGATGACGTCGCACGCTGCGGTCGTCGCGAGGGGGATGGGGAAGCCTGCCGTGGTTGGCTGCGGCACCATCAGGCTGCACCCTGCGGAGGGCTACTTCGAGGTCGAAGGTGGCGGAATCGTGAAGAAAGGGGACATCATTACAATCGATGGCACGACAGGCACAGTGATGCTGGGCGTCGTGCCGACGGTCGAGCCACAGCTCACACCCGAGTTCAGGAAGCTCCTTGAGTGGGCGGACGACATCAGGAGGCTAGGGGTATACGCAAACGCTGACACCCCTGATGCTGCTGCCAGAGCGAGGGAGTTCGGCGCCGAGGGGATTGGCCTCTGCAGGACGGAGAGGATGTTCAACGCGCCTGACAGGCTGAAGATAATGCAGGAGATGATCCTCTCGGAGACAGTCGAAGAGAGGAGCGACGCACTGAGGAGGCTCGTGCCCTTCCAGCTGAATGACTTCCTCGGAATCTTCAGGGCGATGAAAGGACTCCCAGTCGTCGTCAGGCTGCTGGACCTGCCGCTCCACGAGTTCCTCCCGGAGAGAGAGAAGGTGGTCGGAGAGATTGAGGCCCTCAGGAAGCGCGGTGCGCCGCAGCAAGAAGTCAAGAGATGGGAGAGGATGCTGGAGAAGCTCGGGCAACTGACGGAGCACAACCCGATGCTCGGCCATCGGGGCTGCAGGCTCGCGGTGACCTACCCCATCATCTACGAAGTGCAGGTGGAGGCAATAATCAGGGCCGCCGTGCAAGTGAGGAGGGAGGAAGGCGAGACAGCAAAGGTGAACATAATGCTGCCCCTGGTGAGCGACAAGAACGAGGTGGTTATCCTCAGGGGAGTCATAGATGCCGCTGCCAAGAGGACGCTCGACGAGCTGGGCGAAGATATCCAGTACAAGGTTGGGACGATGATTGAGACGCCCAGGGCAACACTGACCGCTGCGGAGATAGCCGTTCACGCCGACTTCTTCTCGTTCGGTACGAACGACCTGACGCAGGCGACCTTCGCCTTCAGCAGGGACGACGCGGAGGCGAAGTTCATGGCCAAGTACCTCGAGGAGAAGATACTCCCGGAGAGCCCGTTCGAGGTTCTCGACACCGAGGGTGTGGGGAAGCTAGTCGCGCTCGCAGTCGCAGATGGGAGGAGGGCGAAGCCGAACCTAGAGGTCGGGATCTGCGGGGAGCACGGCGGAGAGCCGAGGAGCATCGCATTCTTCAACAGTGTTGGACTGGACTACGTGAGCTGCTCGGGGTTCAGGATTCCCGTCGCCAGGCTGGCGGCTGCACAGGCAGTGCTCAAGGGGGAGAAGGGACCGTCCTCGGTCTGAGGCCGACGGGACAGAACGCTTTTAGTGCAATCAGGGGTAAAGGGACAATCGCAGTGGGAAGTTGCTGACGGGCAAGTTCGAGGCCAGGGAGTATCAGAAGCACATCGCAGAATCGGCCTCGGGCGGCAACACTCTGGTAGTCCTGCCCACTGGGCTGGGGAAGACCATGATAGCGATGATGGTCGCGGCCGGGAGGCTCGGAAAGTTCCGCGAGTCGAAGGTGATGGTCCTGGCACCGACGCGCCCGTTGGTGCTGCAGCACTTCCGCGCATTCGGAGAGAACCTGAACCTTCCGCAAGGCTCGATGGTAGCGCTGACCGGGACTGTGGACCCCGGGGAAAGGGAGGTCCTGTGGCTGAAATCGAGGGTGATCTTCGCCACGCCCCAGACGGTCTACAACGACGTCAGGCACGGCCGGGTCTCGCTGGACGACGTTGTTCTCGCTGTCTTCGACGAAGCGCACAGGAGCGTGAAGGATTACACCTACACCAGACTCGCGGAGGCGTACCGCGACCAAGCTAGACACCCCCTCATACTTGGCCTCACCGCGTCGCCGGGAGGCTCCAAGGAGAAGGTGAACGAAATCAAGCGCAACCTGTTCATCGAGAAGGTAGAGGCGAGGACGGAGGAGAGCGAGGACGTCAGCGCGTACGTCGAACAGACTTCGGTCCAGCCAGTCAAGGTCAAGGTGCCGGAGGAGTACGAGGAGGAGATACTACGGCTGCGGGAGCTGTTCAACGACAAGGTCAAGAAGCTCATCGACGGCGGATTCCTGAGGAGCAACAGGGTCTCGAAGAAGGCGCTCCTCGAGGCCAGGGGGACGATATCCGCCAGGCTGAAGGCAGCCCAGGCTCAAGGAGGGCAGAAGGGGTACATCTTCGGGGCGATAATCAATCAGGCGCAGGCCGTTGTGATAGTACATGCGCTCGAGGTCATAGAGACGCAGGGAGCACCGACCCTTGCGAGGTACCTCGAGAGGGTTCGAGAGAGGCCCGAGAAGGGGAAGTCTACTGCTTCCCTACTCAAGGACCCGAGATGGATCAGAATCGAGCAGGAGGCCTCCAAGCTGCGCAACGTGGAACACTCCAAGCTGGGCGTACTGCTCTCCGTTATGCGAGAGCAGCTGGCCACGAAACCTGATTCAAAGGTCATCGTCTTCACCCAGTACAGGGACACGATTGAGGACATAGTGAAGGCACTGGAATCTGCCGGGTACTCGGCGGAGAGGTTCGTCGGGCAGGCGGACAAGACGGGGAACAAGGGAATGGACCAGCAGACCCAGACGAACGCGCTGGAGAGATTCAGGAAAGGAGAGTTCACCGCACTCGTCAGCAGCAGCATCGGGGAGGAGGGGCTGCACGTGCCCGACGTCGACTTGGTGGTCTTCTACGAGGCTGTGCCGTCCGAAATCAGGTACATCCAGAGGAGGGGCAGGACGGGCAGGACCACTGCAGGGAAGGTCGTAATCCTGCTGGCAGAAGGCACTGTGGACGAGGCGTACTACTACAGCAGCCTCTTCAAAGAGAACAGGATGAGGAAGCTCGTCTCTGAACCGAGCGAGAGCGTTAGAAAGCGCAAGGGCAAAAGCCCGACTCTCATGGACTTCGTTTAGCTGCCGCCCGTCTTCTTCCGGCGACCCTCAGAACTTTGATTAGGTCTGTGCTTCCGCCGACTCCCGGCGTGCCAGATAACATCACCATCCTGTCGCCGGGTTCTGCGAGGCCCAAGAACAGCACGGTCGATTCTGCCAGAGCGAAGAGTCTGTCTGTCGTTCTTGACTGCCTTGCCAGGACTGGTACAACGCCCCAGCAGAGTTTCATCCTCCGCGCCACAGACGGCGCAGTGCAGAGCGCTACAATCGGCTGCTCAGGTCTGTACTTCGAGATCCTTCTCGCGGTAGAACCCGTGTGGGTCGGCGTGACGATGACCTTTGCGCCGACATAGCGGGCGAGCCTGGAGGCGGCCCTGGCTATCGCCTCCTCGGTCGGTAAGGTCTCCTCTTCGGGAAGGGGGTGGCCGTACTTCCCCAGAACCCTCTCTGCGGATTTCGCGATTCTTTCGAGTGTCAAGACAGCCTCCACTGGATACTTGCCGACTGCAGTCTCGTCCGAGAGCATCACCGCGTCGGCCCCGTCCAGCACCGCGGTCGAAACGTCTGTTGCCTCCGCCCTAGACGGGACTGGGCTGCTGACCATGCTCACAAGCATCTGCGTGGCGACTATCACGGGTTTGCCCGCCTCATTGCACTTGCTGATGATCTCCTTCTGGATGACGGGGACACGCTCGATGGGCACCTCTATTCCGAGGTCGCCTCTGGCAACCATGATTCCGTCGGCCACTTCAAGCAGAGGGTCGAAGTTCTCGACCGCCTCCCGCTTCTCCACTTTGGCTATGACCGAGGCGTCGGATCTCCCGAAGAGCCTTCGGGCGGCCTTCACGTCAGACGGGCTCCTCACGAACGAAAGGGCTACGAAGTCCACGCCGTGGCTGAGCCCGAACTTCAGGTGTTCGACATCCTGCGGAGTCGGATACTTGATCTTCATCCTGACTCCGGGGGCGTTGACCCCCTTGCCGGAGCTGAGCGTCCCGCCGACGGCGACGGTGCAACTGGCGCCATCGGCCGTTGTCTCCTCCACCTTGAGTCTAATCAGCCCGTCAGCGAGATGCAGCGTGTCCCCTCTCTTGACGAAACGGATGAGATCGGGGTAGTTCACGGAGACTTCGCTCTCGTTCCCCAAGACCTTTCGCGAGGTGAGCAGGAGAGACGAACCCTTGACAAGGTCGA harbors:
- the ppdK gene encoding pyruvate, phosphate dikinase; this encodes MVFVYLFEEAKGLDKFALGGKGYGLVQMASIGLPVPPGMVVSTEACKQYFRTGKVPSGLFSEIKSKLSVVEKKTGKKLGGLDAPLLLSVRSGAPFSMPGMMDSILNLGLNDEVTERMAALTNNKRFAMDAYRRLLQMYGRIALGVPGELFEALLEQRKKKLGVAQDTAIPAGDMEELVHAFKDVIHDRTGKPFPQDAWQQLEGAVNAVFRSWENPRAREYRRYYKISDDLGTAVNIQTMVFGDMGENSGSGVGFTRDPSTGEKRLFGEYLRNSQGEDVVAGTRTPVAIDSVDISLKSQLKSVAEKLERHFRDMQDFEFTVENERLYMLQTRNGKRTAQAAVRIAYEMANEGLITREDAVGRLDPADVDKLLHRTIDPSVKVKPIAKGLNASPGAVSGAVVLDTSEAAAMGGRGEKVILVRPETTPDDIRGVIAAQGVLTARGGMTSHAAVVARGMGKPAVVGCGTIRLHPAEGYFEVEGGGIVKKGDIITIDGTTGTVMLGVVPTVEPQLTPEFRKLLEWADDIRRLGVYANADTPDAAARAREFGAEGIGLCRTERMFNAPDRLKIMQEMILSETVEERSDALRRLVPFQLNDFLGIFRAMKGLPVVVRLLDLPLHEFLPEREKVVGEIEALRKRGAPQQEVKRWERMLEKLGQLTEHNPMLGHRGCRLAVTYPIIYEVQVEAIIRAAVQVRREEGETAKVNIMLPLVSDKNEVVILRGVIDAAAKRTLDELGEDIQYKVGTMIETPRATLTAAEIAVHADFFSFGTNDLTQATFAFSRDDAEAKFMAKYLEEKILPESPFEVLDTEGVGKLVALAVADGRRAKPNLEVGICGEHGGEPRSIAFFNSVGLDYVSCSGFRIPVARLAAAQAVLKGEKGPSSV
- a CDS encoding DEAD/DEAH box helicase → MLTGKFEAREYQKHIAESASGGNTLVVLPTGLGKTMIAMMVAAGRLGKFRESKVMVLAPTRPLVLQHFRAFGENLNLPQGSMVALTGTVDPGEREVLWLKSRVIFATPQTVYNDVRHGRVSLDDVVLAVFDEAHRSVKDYTYTRLAEAYRDQARHPLILGLTASPGGSKEKVNEIKRNLFIEKVEARTEESEDVSAYVEQTSVQPVKVKVPEEYEEEILRLRELFNDKVKKLIDGGFLRSNRVSKKALLEARGTISARLKAAQAQGGQKGYIFGAIINQAQAVVIVHALEVIETQGAPTLARYLERVRERPEKGKSTASLLKDPRWIRIEQEASKLRNVEHSKLGVLLSVMREQLATKPDSKVIVFTQYRDTIEDIVKALESAGYSAERFVGQADKTGNKGMDQQTQTNALERFRKGEFTALVSSSIGEEGLHVPDVDLVVFYEAVPSEIRYIQRRGRTGRTTAGKVVILLAEGTVDEAYYYSSLFKENRMRKLVSEPSESVRKRKGKSPTLMDFV
- the pyk gene encoding pyruvate kinase, giving the protein MPRPKRIACCGYVLAALSGLISAVGQPTESGNDLRRTKIVCTIGPATRDQSMVRRLVACGVDVFRINFSHGDRGEHLEEIRTIRKEAVRAKKTVAILQDLPGPKIRVGKIENGAVDLVKGSSLLLTSRKVLGNESEVSVNYPDLIRFVKRGDTLHLADGLIRLKVEETTADGASCTVAVGGTLSSGKGVNAPGVRMKIKYPTPQDVEHLKFGLSHGVDFVALSFVRSPSDVKAARRLFGRSDASVIAKVEKREAVENFDPLLEVADGIMVARGDLGIEVPIERVPVIQKEIISKCNEAGKPVIVATQMLVSMVSSPVPSRAEATDVSTAVLDGADAVMLSDETAVGKYPVEAVLTLERIAKSAERVLGKYGHPLPEEETLPTEEAIARAASRLARYVGAKVIVTPTHTGSTARRISKYRPEQPIVALCTAPSVARRMKLCWGVVPVLARQSRTTDRLFALAESTVLFLGLAEPGDRMVMLSGTPGVGGSTDLIKVLRVAGRRRAAAKRSP